A genome region from Gigantopelta aegis isolate Gae_Host chromosome 3, Gae_host_genome, whole genome shotgun sequence includes the following:
- the LOC121368888 gene encoding homeobox protein vex1-like, which yields MAVLPPDLTPASSPRGVQFTPPTTPDTCDAEISPGVKTSPGTFPGQEAARAHVHIPEHAPAPYYPIMHPYAYPHQPFGGFPYGYGAALPFPGFGYPPSFGFPSPMTNLPFPAASYSGNSDQKENIFCPAQELPRPKQHDVIRKKIDSLTRDRPDDCTEVTSRSSDGDSPSPVLGRTRTTSFSSSDDTTRVSNTSLESIKNDPCTPSPDKQTTAAVKKRRTNYTARQVQALEKVFQENPYPDSEVMEALSHDINIPEKKLKNWFQNKRTRNKKKIQENHQQMIYPSAHPYYMPSLPPQLMPPFSPYFPLTSPNPMIPSTVSPSSLTPRSTYSFPGSSPLGPVPGMLLPTRQYNPMSQQC from the exons GACCTGACACCCGCGTCTTCACCCAGAGGTGTTCAGTTCACTCCCCCTACAACCCCCGACACGTGCGATGCAGAAATCAGTCCAGGGGTAAAGACATCACCAGGGACGTTTCCAGGGCAGGAAGCGGCCAGGGCCCACGTCCACATACCTGAACATGCTCCAGCTCCGTACTACCCGATAATGCACCCGTACGCATACCCGCATCAACCATTCGGGGGATTTCCATACGGATACGGCGCAGCGTTACCATTTCCTGGATTCGGTTATCCCCCTTCGTTTGGGTTTCCATCGCCGATGACGAATCTTCCATTTCCAGCCGCCAGCTACAGCGGAAATAGTGATCAAAAAG AAAACATTTTCTGTCCAGCCCAGGAACTGCCGAGACCCAAACAGCATGACGTCATCAGAAAGAAAATAGACTCACTGACCAGAGATCGTCCCGACGACTGCACAGAGGTCACGTCTAGATCGAGCGACGGCGATTCCCCGAGTCCCGTTCTAGGAAGAACACGGACTACGTCATTCTCCAGTTCCGACGACACGACGAGGGTGTCCAACACCTCCCTGGAATCCATCAAGAACGACCCTTGCACACCCAGCCCCGATAAACAGACGACGGCGGCGGTGAAGAAACGACGGACCAACTACACCGCTAGGCAGGTTCAGGCTTTGGAGAAAGTGTTCCAGGAAAACCCCTACCCCGACAGCGAGGTTATGGAAGCTTTGTCCCACGATATCAACATACCAGAGAAAAAACTAAAG AACTGGTTCCAGAACAAGCGAACTaggaacaaaaagaaaatcCAAGAGAACCATCAGCAGATGATCTACCCCTCAGCCCACCCGTACTACATGCCTTCACTCCCTCCTCAACTGATGCCGCCATTCTCGCCGTATTTCCCTCTGACGTCACCAAATCCCATGATTCCCTCGACCGTGTCGCCATCGTCCTTGACACCTCGATCTACATATTCGTTCCCAGGATCTTCTCCGTTGGGCCCCGTGCCGGGAATGTTGCTTCCAACTCGGCAATATAACCCTATGTC